One genomic window of Saccopteryx bilineata isolate mSacBil1 chromosome 4, mSacBil1_pri_phased_curated, whole genome shotgun sequence includes the following:
- the LOC136334302 gene encoding zinc-alpha-2-glycoprotein-like: protein MSTMVPVLLSLLLVLCPAFSQKTQDDRPSVSITSQVGPEGHSTYLKSTIKGFYPEPISMYWTWESNVVENELENDSLLTENGNYLYWVVVEVPFSERPRYSCHVEHSSLAQPLVVPWNEGQESGNQ, encoded by the exons ATGAGCACAATGGTGCCTGTCCTGCTGTCTCTGCTGCTTGTTCTGTGTCCTGCATTCTCCCAGAAGACCCAAGATG ATCGTCCCTCTGTGTCAATcaccagccaggtgggcccagaAGGACACAGCACGTACCTCAAGTCCACGATCAAAGGCTTTTACCCAGAGCCAATTAGTATGTACTGGACTTGGGAAAGCAATGTAGTGGAGAATGAGTTGGAGAATGACAGTCTTCTCACTGAAAATGGCAATTACCTGTACTGGGTGGTGGTGGAAGTCCCCTTTTCTGAGAGACCCCGCTATTCCTGCCACGTGGAGCACAGCAGTCTGGCCCAGCCCCTCGTTGTCCCATGGAATGAGGGGCAGGAATCTGGAAACCAGTAG
- the LOC136334299 gene encoding zinc-alpha-2-glycoprotein-like, whose amino-acid sequence MSTTVPVLLSLLLVLGPAFSQKTQDDPLSVSITSQVGPGGHSTYIKCKTSNFYPRSISMYWTRGSNVVETELENDSLLTENGNYQSWVVVEVPSSDRGDYYCHVEHSSLAQPLVVPWNEGRNLETSSHPFTGA is encoded by the exons ATGAGCACAACGGTGCCTGTCCTGCTGTCTCTACTGCTTGTTCTGGGTCCTGCATTCTCCCAGAAGACCCAAGATG ATCCTCTCTCTGTGTCAATcaccagccaggtgggcccaggAGGACACAGCACGTACATCAAATGCAAGACCAGCAACTTCTACCCACGGTCAATTAGTATGTACTGGACTCGGGGAAGCAATGTAGTGGAGACTGAGTTGGAGAATGACAGTCTTCTCACTGAAAATGGCAATTACCAGTCCTGGGTGGTGGTGGAAGTTCCCTCTTCGGACAGAGGCGACTACTACTGCCACGTGgaacacagcagcctggcccagcccCTCGTCGTCCCATGGAATGAGGGGAGGAATCTGGAGACCAGTAGTCACCCTTTCACTGGGGCATGA